A single window of Lepeophtheirus salmonis chromosome 2, UVic_Lsal_1.4, whole genome shotgun sequence DNA harbors:
- the LOC121132552 gene encoding casein kinase I-like, whose protein sequence is MKDFKISEALGRNRMVGSNFRIVGKKIGAGNFGEVRIGKHIGTGEKVAIKIDKNYDYKSDKKSVDIQLKHEYDILRKIYHGYPLGHKITGIPIVYHFDKCGKVDCLVLELLGPNLEDLFELCGGKFSLKTTLMLAFQLLDRIESIHSRGIIYRDIKPENFLMGRKGSKDRNIVHLVDYGLATPYRDPNTGRHVPYRDLRTMTGTARYMSCHSHLGKSQGRRDDLESVGYTLIYFAKGRLPWQGYKANNIKEKYKKIRDAKMKYPMYILCEGLPSQFEIYMNYVKKLAFFDKPDYEFLKDIFHELYESMGFSYNDTEFDWDKFETHTDDIQRLNACGKGYVSSNNTIDDEEELDLDNEDDNNKNVTYDKSNDDLSQKQKISTHSNSKDTHNKVHSKDPTSPSEIQQNAIPESKVFVGSLSISERDTDLTIYRYQSYSEFSSLNIKSKKLTSPISPSSSSARVLNYGGNISRSCSQGYFSGDETLKTASSVAKRRVSIVVEEPKSIFSEIKPEELNNDQGSKGNHAISVINEESNVDNNEKLDSPKCAEACFTETRFSFLCFSWKRKKDGVTYHNHNACSKY, encoded by the coding sequence ATGAAAGACTTTAAAATTTCAGAGGCTCTTGGTAGAAACCGTATGGTTGGCTCTAATTTTCGTATCGTAGGCAAAAAAATTGGTGCTGGTAATTTTGGTGAAGTTAGAATTGGAAAACACATTGGAACCGGTGAAAAAGTTGCTATCAAGATCGATAAAAATTATGACTATAAATCAGATAAAAAAAGTGTAGACATTCAGCTCAAACATGAATATGATATCTtacgaaaaatatatcatgGATATCCTCTTGGACATAAAATTACTGGAATCCCCATAGTGTATCACTTTGATAAATGTGGAAAAGTGGATTGTCTGGTATTAGAACTCTTGGGACCGAACTTAGAAGACTTATTTGAGCTATGTGGAGGAAAGTTTTCTCTCAAAACGACGTTGATGTTAGCCTTTCAACTACTAGATCGAATTGAATCCATTCATTCGCGGGGAATCATTTATCGAGATATTAAACCTGAGAACTTTCTCATGGGAAGAAAAGGTTCCAAGGATCGTAATATTGTTCATCTTGTTGATTACGGTTTAGCTACCCCATATCGAGATCCAAATACAGGAAGACACGTTCCTTATAGAGATTTAAGGACAATGACAGGAACTGCTAGGTACATGAGTTGCCATAGCCACTTGGGGAAATCTCAAGGAAGGAGGGACGATTTAGAGAGTGTTGGGtacactttaatatattttgcaaaggGTCGCCTTCCTTGGCAAGGATATAAGGCTAACAATAtcaaagaaaagtataaaaaaattcgaGACGCCAAGATGAAATAtccaatgtatattttatgcgAAGGTCTCCCATCTCAGTTTGAAATCTACATGAATTATGTTAAGAAATTGGCTTTTTTTGATAAACCCGACTacgaatttttaaaagatatttttcatgaattataCGAATCAATGGGATTTTCATATAATGACACAGAATTTGATTGGGATAAATTTGAAACACATACTGATGATATCCAAAGACTCAATGCCTGTGGTAAAGGGTATGTAAGTTCAAACAATACTATTGATGATGAGGAAGAATTAGATTTGGACAATGAAGAcgataacaataaaaatgttacTTATGATAAAAGTAACGACGACTTATCCCAAAAACAGAAAATATCTACTCATTCAAATTCTAAGGACACTCATAATAAAGTCCATTCAAAGGATCCCACTTCCCCTTCGGAAATACAACAAAACGCTATTCCTGAATCCAAGGTTTTTGTTGGGAGTTTATCAATTTCAGAGAGGGATACAGACCTTACAATATATAGATATCAGAGTTATTCAGAATTCTCTAGCCTTAACATCAAGTCCAAAAAACTTACTTCCCCCATTTCTCCATCTTCTTCATCGGCGAGAGTATTAAACTATGGCGGAAATATTTCCCGTAGTTGCAGTCAAGGATATTTCAGTGGTGATGAAACTCTCAAAACTGCTTCCTCAGTTGCCAAACGAAGGGTCAGTATCGTTGTAGAAGAGcctaaatcaattttttcggAGATTAAACCtgaggagttaaataatgatCAGGGTTCTAAAGGGAATCATGCCATAAGTGTCATCAATGAAGAGAGTAATgttgataataatgaaaaattggatTCTCCCAAGTGTGCTGAGGCTTGTTTTACTGAAACACGGTTCTCATTTCTATGCTTTtcatggaaaagaaaaaaggatggTGTTACTTACCATAATCATAATGCATGCTCTAAATATTAG